The following proteins are encoded in a genomic region of Vicugna pacos chromosome 16, VicPac4, whole genome shotgun sequence:
- the MED9 gene encoding mediator of RNA polymerase II transcription subunit 9 — MASVGVAAGRQAEDALPPLAEPPLPETKPLPPTQPPQPVSVPQPQPAPRPPSPAGMKAEENCSFLPLVHNIIKCMDKDSPDIHQDLNALKTKFQEMRKVISAMPGTHLSPEQQQQQLLSLREQVRTKSELLQKYKSLCMFEIPKE; from the exons ATGGCCTCTGTGGGGGTGGCCGCCGGCCGACAAGCCGAGGATGCGTTGCCGCCGCTGGCCGAACCGCCGCTGCCCGAGACGAAGCCGCTGCCGCCGACGCAGCCGCCGCAGCCGGTCTCCGTGCCTCAGCCACAGCCGGCGCCAAGGCCTCCGTCCCCGGCCGGCATGAAGGCGGAAGAGAACTGCTCCTTCCTCCCGCTGGTTCACAACATCATCAAATG CATGGACAAGGACAGCCCTGACATCCACCAGGACCTGAATGCCCTCAAAACCAAGTTCCAGGAGATGCGCAAGGTCATCAGCGCCATGCCTGGCACCCATCTGAGCcccgagcagcagcagcagcagctgctcagCCTCCGGGAGCAAGTCCGCACCAAGAGCGAGCTCCTGCAGAAGTACAAGAGCCTCTGCATGTTCGAGATCCCCAAGGAGTAG
- the RASD1 gene encoding dexamethasone-induced Ras-related protein 1 isoform X2: MKLAAMIKKMCPSDSEPSIPAKNCYRMVVLGSSKVGKTAIVSRFLTGRFEDTYTPTIEDFHRKFYSIRGEIYQLDILDTSGNHPFPAMRRLSILTDSRYQVLPQEQNQGKRGRASRHLRQQR; encoded by the exons ATGAAACTGGCTGCGATGATCAAGAAGATGTGCCCCAGTGACTCGGAGCCGAGTATTCCGGCCAAGAACTGCTACCGCATGGTGGTCCTCGGCTCGTCCAAGGTGGGCAAGACGGCCATCGTGTCCCGCTTCCTCACGGGCCGCTTCGAGGACACCTACACGCCCACCATCGAGGACTTCCACCGAAAGTTCTACTCCATCCGCGGAGAGATCTACCAGCTCGACATCCTCGACACGTCCGGCAACCACCCGTTCCCCGCCATGCGGCGCCTCTCCATCCTCACTG ATTCTCGATACCAAGTCTTGCCTCAAGAACAAAACCAAGGAAAACGCGGACGTGCCTCTCGTCATCTGCGGCAACAAAGGTGA
- the RASD1 gene encoding dexamethasone-induced Ras-related protein 1 isoform X1, whose protein sequence is MKLAAMIKKMCPSDSEPSIPAKNCYRMVVLGSSKVGKTAIVSRFLTGRFEDTYTPTIEDFHRKFYSIRGEIYQLDILDTSGNHPFPAMRRLSILTGDVFILVFSLDNRDSFEEVQKLKQQILDTKSCLKNKTKENADVPLVICGNKGDRDFYREVEQREIEQLVGADSQPCAYFEISAKRNRSLDQMFRALFAMAKLPCEMSPDLHRRVSVQHCDALYKKALRGKRLRRAGGDPDDAFGIVAPWARRPSVHSDLMYIREKASGGQAKAKERCVIS, encoded by the exons ATGAAACTGGCTGCGATGATCAAGAAGATGTGCCCCAGTGACTCGGAGCCGAGTATTCCGGCCAAGAACTGCTACCGCATGGTGGTCCTCGGCTCGTCCAAGGTGGGCAAGACGGCCATCGTGTCCCGCTTCCTCACGGGCCGCTTCGAGGACACCTACACGCCCACCATCGAGGACTTCCACCGAAAGTTCTACTCCATCCGCGGAGAGATCTACCAGCTCGACATCCTCGACACGTCCGGCAACCACCCGTTCCCCGCCATGCGGCGCCTCTCCATCCTCACTG GAGACGTGTTCATCCTGGTGTTCAGCCTGGACAACCGCGACTCCTTCGAGGAGGTGCAGAAGCTCAAACAGCAGATTCTCGATACCAAGTCTTGCCTCAAGAACAAAACCAAGGAAAACGCGGACGTGCCTCTCGTCATCTGCGGCAACAAAGGTGACCGGGACTTCTACCGCGAGGTGGAGCAGCGCGAGATCGAGCAGCTGGTGGGCGCCGACTCCCAGCCCTGCGCCTACTTCGAGATCTCGGCCAAGAGAAACAGAAGCCTGGACCAGATGTTCCGCGCGCTCTTCGCCATGGCCAAGCTGCCCTGCGAGATGAGCCCGGACCTGCACCGCAGGGTGTCAGTGCAACACTGCGACGCGCTGTACAAGAAGGCGCTGCGGGGCAAGAGGCTGCGGCGCGCAGGCGGAGACCCGGACGACGCCTTCGGCATCGTGGCGCCCTGGGCGCGCCGGCCCAGCGTGCACAGCGACCTCATGTACATCCGCGAGAAGGCCAGCGGGGGCCAGGCCAAGGCCAAGGAGCGCTGCGTCATCAGCTAG